Proteins from a genomic interval of Rosa chinensis cultivar Old Blush chromosome 2, RchiOBHm-V2, whole genome shotgun sequence:
- the LOC121048810 gene encoding uncharacterized protein LOC121048810, which produces MDPVLSLQWEYKKTKEKMRFVATAFVAILFGFFLGVSFPTISLTKMNFPPSHFSSIDISYIEEKYSGFSTQALVNAWSSLKSNRDISVKYIPNDAKVWSDASLVLCYVITFLVLMVILSRLVVTEEDCGSSL; this is translated from the exons ATGGACCCTGTTTTGAGCTTGCAGTGGGAATATaagaaaaccaaagagaaaatGAGGTTTGTTGCGACAGCTTTTGTGGCGATTCTGTTTGGCTTCTTTCTAGGAGTGTCATTTCCAACCATTTCGTTAACTAAG ATGAATTTCCCACCCAGCCATTTTTCTTCCATTGATATTTCATACATAGAGGAGAAGTACTCGGGGTTCTCAACCCAAGCACTGGTGAATGCCTGGTCTTCTTTGAAGAGCAACAGAGATATCTCTGTAAAATACATCCCTAATGATGCAAAGGTATGGTCTGATGCAAGCCTTGTACTCTGCTATGTTATTACCTTTCTAGTTCTCATGGTAATACTGAGCAGATTGGTTGTTACTGAAGAGGATTGTGGTAGTTCTTTGTAA
- the LOC112190353 gene encoding squamosa promoter-binding protein 1, with protein MEESKSKQRKQENPHVVVKKEVEEEEVLYSKKKKLQVVSGSGSGSGSVKNQNLNQMMRCCQADKCTADLSDAKLYHRRHKVCDHHSKAPVVLLAGISQRFCQQCSRFHELSEFDDTKRSCRRRLAGHNERRRKNSSESYAEGSSRKGTSTQSCGKVDDMGSGRIQINIQENSTCKHFQIR; from the exons ATGGAAGAGAGTAAAAGCAAGCAGAGGAAGCAGGAGAACCCCCATGTGGTGGTGAAGaaggaggtggaggaggaggaggttctGTAcagtaagaagaagaaattacaaGTTGTTAGTGGAAGTGGAAGTGGAAGTGGATCTGTGAAGAACCAGAACCTGAACCAGATGATGAGATGTTGTCAGGCTGACAAGTGTACAGCTGATCTGAGTGATGCAAAGCTCTACCATAGAAGGCATAAGGTGTGTGACCATCATTCTAAGGCTCCAGTTGTGCTTTTGGCTGGGATCAGCCAAAGATTTTGCCAGCAATGCAGCAg ATTCCACGAGCTATCAGAATTTGATGACACCAAGAGGAGTTGTCGGAGGCGCTTGGCTGGCCACAATGAACGGCGAAGGAAGAATTCCTCCGAGTCTTATGCAGAAGGCTCAAGCCGCAAAGGGACTAGTACTCAGTCGTGTGGGAAGGTTGATGATATGGGATCCGGAAGAATTCAGATCAACATCCAAGAAAACTCGACTTGCAAGCATTTCCAGATCAGATAA